The nucleotide sequence TTTCACACTGAAGTGTTCAGCTACATAAATCTGAACACAGGAGCTTCACTCCAAAttaccctccccctcccccatcaaaaaaaatccccaaaaaaaaatattagtgaCCGAATTCGATCATTCATGGGATGggaaaaaaccatatttttttgatatttgctGATTCAAATTTGAGGTGTTTTCAATTCGTATTAGGGGCATAGCCTGATTTGGCACATACAATACTAAAAGAAACAGATCCTCGTTCGAATGGGTCACATCAAAGCAGATTGATCGAGCAACATGCTGTCGACGAAGAGAATGAGAGAAAATTTCGtctcgaacaaaaaaaaaattgaaaaatcaaaagagagCAAGTCGtatataggtacaaaaaaaaaaatacgaataatagGTATCTATCGCTAGGGCAAAGCGTATTTCTCTTCATAGGACTATAgcgaaaatatataaaaatgaaagattttaaaatacgagtagttaaATGCACGTCTATATAGGTACAACACAAGACACTGGATAGGTCATTATGATCATCAGCTGATCATGACGATATCTCATCCTATTTCCTTCTATCGATGAAATGTATGACTAATTCGGGTCTCGATATGGCTACTCCACCTTCGCCGACGTTCGCTGCGGATTCGGGTAAATATTCGATCTCGACGTAATCGCCTCGTTTGACATATGCGGCCGATATAGGAGATGAAATAGCGATACCTTGTTTGCCAGCTGTGGCGCTCGCTTTCGGTCTCAGAATGATCTTGGTCAAAGGCTGCTGCCATTGTTGTCGAGTCTCattattttgagtatttttcactTTCACCGTCAGGTCACCAGCTACGATGGAACTTTGATCTTCGGCAGCATTCGTACTGGCATTTATATCGGTTTTTTCAGCCTTGTTGGGTATAAAGTCGACTTTTTCTGAAGTAGTTGATGGTTTTCGAGTCGATGAGGTAGCAGCAGCAGCTGCGGCGGCCGCAGCAACCGCTTGATAGTAATCGTTATCCAAAGATGACGCATACGGGTAGTACGCGAAACTGTTTGGCAGAACTGAGGTCGGCACCGAAGGAGGAAATTTACGGATCGAGGAGTCATCCTCATCAGTCTCTTTCGAGTCATCCTCATCAGCCTCACTCGAGTCATCCTCATCAGTCTCAGTTGGCCTTTGAACGAGCGGATGCCGAATAGCGCCCAACAGCTGTGGCAAAGTTAACGTTTGTAGTTTTTCGAGATTCGACTGAAGCTCGTAAGCCTTTGTCTCCGGATCACGTCCCGGTTGATTCGAAGCTAACAATTCTAGTATTTTGAAATACGACAAAAACTTCGTAGGCTTCATTTTCGGATCGAGGCCCGGCATTATCGAAGCTAACGATTCTAATATTGTTAAATTCGACAAAATCCCCGCAGACTTCGTCTCCGGATTACGAGCCAGTTGTTGCGAAGCTAACGGTTGTAGTTTTTGGAAATACGACAAAAGCCCCGCAGCCTTCGTCTCCTGATCGGGGCCTGGCATTTGCGAAGCTAACGATTCTAGTATATAGAAATTCGACAAAAGCGCCACAGGCTTCATCATCGGATCAAGGTTCGGCTGTTGCGAAGCTATCGATTCTAACATACCTATAAACCCCGCACGCGGATCAGGGTCCAGCTGATGCGAAGCTGACGATTGTGGTAAGTTCAAGTGCGACAAAGGCCCCGGTCTAGAGGCAGACCCAATCTCCGGATCAGGGCTCGGCTTAAGCGAAACTAACGATTCTAATATACCTAAGTACGACAAAAGCCCCGCACGCTCCGTCTCCGAATCAGGGCTCGGCTGACGCGAAGCTAACGATTGTGGTAAGTTCAAGTGCGGCAAAGGTCCCGGTCCAGAGGTAGGCACCGTCTCCGCATCACGGCCTGGCTGATGCGAAGCTAACGATTCTTGTAATAAGCGTACCCTCCACATAGGCCCCGGTTCATAGCCAGGCTCCATCTCCGAATCAGTGCCCCGCTGATGCGAAGCTAACGACTGTGGTAAGTTCAAGTGCGACAAAGGTCCCGGTCCAGAGGCAGGCCCCGTCTCCGGATCAGGGCCCGGATGATGAAACCACAAAGGCCTCGGTGCAGAGAAAGCCCCCGTCTCCGGCTCGTACTGTTTATCGTTGCGCAAATACTCGAACACTGGCCTGGAATTGGTGTTTTTCACATTCAAAGCGTTACTCTGACTGCGACACTCCAGACGTGAAGATGGTTGAGGCGGCTGGGCCGACTCTTCGGATACGATAAAGGTTGGAGATTGCGACTGCGACGATTTTAACGCTAGATGGTTTGGCGATGGTGAAGACGAAGATGATGAAGGTGGCGAATCTGACCATCTCAAACGGTTCAAGATACTCTTGAAGTACAACGGTTTACTTTGGCTTTTGCATTCGACGTCTGTTTCGGCTCCTGTGACCACCGAAGATAGTTTTCGCGTTTCTATCGCAGAATCGGCGTTCGCCTCGCTAGCTTGGGCCGCCGGTGCCGGAGATGGTCGCGTGAAAGGCTCGTTTCCACTGGTACGTTTCGAGAACGAGCGCCAGGGCCACACGTCCGAATTTCGATTCCGATTCCGAGTCTCATCACCTAACCTACGCACAACGAAGATATATACCCGTATTAGGATCACGTTGGCTTATTCAGTTTTTCTCTACGTAGACGTACAACGATTAGGTAAAGATAGGTAGCCTACAAAATTGGGCAAGAATAGTCGACAGTCCGAACTATAGGAAACGTGCTCTAGAAGCTGAAAACAATGGACAGTTTCGtggtggggaggggagggggagagatgGCATCATGTAAGGGTCAGTTGGTCATGTGagaaaatatatattttagAGTGTCAGGGGGCTAGAGCCTTGAAACCCTCATTTTCTGAAGgttggtgggggagggggaatattTTCAATAGGTCGATAGGGGACCATGGACACTCTTACGAGTCTCGATAATATGTGTTTTCTTTCTGACAGTGGGATGCAGACAAAATTGTGGGCTACGTCCTTTTGAATGCGATATTTGGcgaatttccttcatttttcgttcaaaaacaccccccctccctccatcccTCCAACTTAATATTTCGTGGAggtaaaaaataaactgcttCACACTTCCATTCTCCATCCTGCTTCGATAAAgacaaaattcgtgaaaatcgCTGACACAATAGGCCGCTGTGAGTTTTTGAAGTTTCGCATCCGaggaattttcaacagaaaaagtGTCCCCCTGTAAGTCTGGGAAAAGCCgccttgtgacctatcaaaataagtcaaaatttcgcgagaaaaacgaaaatgcatgtgattttctgttttgaccactttcaaagaaatttgaatctaaaatttcatgaaaattgaaaaaaaaatttcatgaaaattgaaaaaaaaaatgaaaattatcacgAAATCCTACTTATTATTGTggattaacatttttcaaaagaaaaaaaaacgaaaataccATTGATTTTCTATgttgaaaacgttcaaaatttcgggcccaaaattttaaaaaaattgaaaaaaattgatttttttctttttaccatttccaaaaaaattgggactcaaaatttcatctacatgaaaaaaaaaaacgaaaaattaatgcTTGACGTATCAATAatgtaagttgaaatttcgcgagaaaaaaaaacagtgattttcctattttttggcCCTAAAATCCTTAAATTTCAAAGAACG is from Planococcus citri chromosome 1, ihPlaCitr1.1, whole genome shotgun sequence and encodes:
- the LOC135847586 gene encoding uncharacterized protein LOC135847586 isoform X1, which gives rise to MVRDYCKPALFGILVGVLICVEARPAENNAHSIGIPNKSDSVQMLGDETRNRNRNSDVWPWRSFSKRTSGNEPFTRPSPAPAAQASEANADSAIETRKLSSVVTGAETDVECKSQSKPLYFKSILNRLRWSDSPPSSSSSSPSPNHLALKSSQSQSPTFIVSEESAQPPQPSSRLECRSQSNALNVKNTNSRPVFEYLRNDKQYEPETGAFSAPRPLWFHHPGPDPETGPASGPGPLSHLNLPQSLASHQRGTDSEMEPGYEPGPMWRVRLLQESLASHQPGRDAETVPTSGPGPLPHLNLPQSLASRQPSPDSETERAGLLSYLGILESLVSLKPSPDPEIGSASRPGPLSHLNLPQSSASHQLDPDPRAGFIGMLESIASQQPNLDPMMKPVALLSNFYILESLASQMPGPDQETKAAGLLSYFQKLQPLASQQLARNPETKSAGILSNLTILESLASIMPGLDPKMKPTKFLSYFKILELLASNQPGRDPETKAYELQSNLEKLQTLTLPQLLGAIRHPLVQRPTETDEDDSSEADEDDSKETDEDDSSIRKFPPSVPTSVLPNSFAYYPYASSLDNDYYQAVAAAAAAAAATSSTRKPSTTSEKVDFIPNKAEKTDINASTNAAEDQSSIVAGDLTVKVKNTQNNETRQQWQQPLTKIILRPKASATAGKQGIAISSPISAAYVKRGDYVEIEYLPESAANVGEGGVAISRPELVIHFIDRRK